The following are encoded in a window of Rhizobium sp. WYJ-E13 genomic DNA:
- the purL gene encoding phosphoribosylformylglycinamidine synthase subunit PurL encodes MTIPNTIKITPELIASHGLKPDEYQRILDLIGREPSFTELGIFSAMWNEHCSYKSSKKWLRTLPTKGPRVIQGPGENAGVVDIDDGDCVVFKMESHNHPSYIEPYQGAATGVGGILRDVFTMGARPIAAMNALRFGEPDHPKTRHLVSGVVSGVGGYGNSFGVPTVGGEVEFDARYNGNILVNAFAAGIAKSNAIFLSEAKGVGLPVVYLGAKTGRDGVGGATMASAEFDESIEEKRPTVQVGDPFTEKCLLEACLELMQTGAVIAIQDMGAAGLTCSAVEMGAKGDLGILLELDKVPVREERMTAYEMMLSESQERMLMVLQPEKEEEAKAIFVKWGLDFAVVGKTTDDLRFRVMHQGEEVANLPIKDLGDQAPEYDRPWRESAKRAPLPANLVAAPQNYNEALLQLVGSANQSSRRWVYEQYDTLIQGNSLQLPGGDAGVVRVEGHPLKALAFSSDVTPRYVEADPFEGGKQAVAECWRNITATGAEPLAATDNLNFGNPEKPEIMGQFVEAVKGIGEACRALDFPIVSGNVSLYNETNGVAILPTPTIAGVGLMPDWRKMARIGSAAEGDRVLLIGIDGSHLGQSVYLRDVVGSTEGPAPEVDLFAERRNGDFVRSVIRNGQATACHDISSGGLVLALAEMAMASGKGLKVSLSEGKGAAHAQLFGEDQARYVLTVPKDVADFVCANAEGAGVPFRRLGTVQGDSLVVDDLIVLPIQQLRDAHESWFPDYMEGRGELAAE; translated from the coding sequence ATGACCATTCCCAACACTATCAAGATCACGCCGGAACTCATCGCTTCACACGGCCTCAAGCCGGATGAATACCAGCGCATTCTGGATCTGATCGGCCGCGAACCGAGCTTTACCGAGCTCGGCATCTTCTCGGCCATGTGGAATGAGCACTGCTCCTATAAATCCTCCAAGAAGTGGCTGCGCACGCTGCCGACCAAGGGTCCGCGTGTTATCCAGGGACCGGGCGAAAATGCCGGTGTGGTCGATATCGATGACGGCGATTGCGTCGTCTTCAAGATGGAGAGCCATAACCATCCCTCCTATATCGAGCCCTATCAGGGTGCCGCGACCGGTGTCGGCGGCATCCTGCGCGACGTCTTCACCATGGGTGCGCGCCCGATTGCGGCCATGAACGCGCTGCGCTTCGGCGAACCGGATCATCCGAAGACCCGCCACCTCGTCTCCGGCGTGGTCTCCGGCGTGGGCGGCTACGGCAATTCCTTCGGCGTGCCGACGGTCGGCGGCGAGGTTGAGTTCGATGCCCGCTATAACGGCAATATCCTCGTCAACGCATTTGCTGCCGGCATTGCCAAATCCAACGCCATCTTCCTGTCGGAAGCAAAGGGCGTCGGCCTTCCGGTCGTCTATCTCGGTGCCAAGACCGGCCGCGACGGTGTCGGTGGCGCGACGATGGCATCGGCCGAATTCGACGAATCGATCGAGGAGAAGCGTCCGACGGTTCAGGTCGGCGACCCCTTCACCGAAAAGTGCCTGCTCGAAGCCTGCCTGGAATTGATGCAGACCGGTGCGGTCATCGCCATCCAGGACATGGGGGCGGCCGGCCTAACCTGCTCGGCTGTCGAAATGGGCGCCAAGGGCGATCTCGGCATCCTGCTCGAACTTGACAAGGTGCCGGTGCGCGAGGAGCGGATGACCGCCTACGAGATGATGCTGTCGGAAAGCCAGGAGCGCATGCTCATGGTACTGCAGCCGGAGAAGGAAGAGGAAGCCAAGGCGATCTTCGTCAAGTGGGGCCTCGATTTCGCTGTTGTCGGCAAGACCACGGACGACCTTCGCTTCCGCGTCATGCATCAGGGCGAGGAAGTCGCCAACCTGCCGATCAAGGATCTCGGCGACCAGGCTCCGGAATATGATCGCCCCTGGCGCGAATCCGCCAAGCGCGCGCCCCTGCCCGCCAATCTCGTGGCAGCACCGCAAAATTATAACGAAGCGCTGCTGCAACTCGTCGGCTCTGCCAATCAGTCCAGCCGCCGCTGGGTCTATGAACAGTATGACACGCTGATCCAGGGCAACTCCTTGCAGCTTCCGGGCGGCGACGCCGGCGTCGTGCGTGTCGAAGGCCATCCGCTGAAGGCGCTTGCTTTCTCCTCCGACGTCACCCCGCGCTATGTCGAGGCCGATCCCTTCGAAGGCGGCAAGCAGGCTGTGGCCGAATGCTGGCGCAACATCACCGCGACCGGCGCCGAGCCGCTGGCGGCGACCGACAATCTGAACTTCGGCAATCCCGAAAAGCCCGAGATCATGGGCCAGTTTGTCGAGGCCGTGAAGGGCATCGGCGAAGCCTGCCGCGCGCTCGACTTCCCGATCGTATCCGGCAACGTCTCGCTCTATAACGAGACCAATGGCGTTGCGATCCTGCCGACGCCCACCATTGCCGGCGTTGGCCTGATGCCCGACTGGCGCAAGATGGCCCGCATCGGCAGCGCTGCCGAAGGCGACAGGGTTCTGCTCATCGGCATCGACGGCAGCCATCTCGGCCAGTCCGTCTATCTGCGCGATGTCGTCGGCAGCACCGAAGGCCCGGCACCGGAAGTCGATCTCTTCGCTGAACGCCGCAACGGCGATTTTGTCCGCTCCGTCATCCGCAACGGTCAGGCGACCGCCTGCCACGACATTTCCTCCGGCGGCCTCGTACTGGCGCTCGCTGAGATGGCAATGGCGTCAGGGAAGGGTCTCAAGGTCAGCCTCAGCGAAGGCAAGGGTGCTGCGCATGCGCAGCTCTTCGGCGAGGATCAGGCGCGTTACGTGCTGACGGTTCCAAAGGATGTCGCGGATTTCGTCTGCGCCAATGCCGAAGGCGCCGGCGTACCCTTCCGCCGCCTTGGCACAGTCCAGGGCGACAGCCTCGTCGTCGACGATCTGATTGTGCTGCCAATTCAGCAATTGCGCGATGCCCATGAATCGTGGTTCCCTGATTATATGGAAGGCCGCGGCGAGCTTGCCGCGGAATGA
- a CDS encoding BolA/IbaG family iron-sulfur metabolism protein — protein MAMKPGDIEDMIKAGIPGAKVTIRDLAGDGDHYAAEVVAEAFRGKSRVQQHQMVYEALKGNMGGILHALALQTSAPD, from the coding sequence ATGGCCATGAAACCCGGCGATATCGAAGACATGATCAAGGCTGGGATTCCCGGTGCCAAGGTGACGATCCGCGATCTGGCAGGTGACGGCGACCACTACGCCGCCGAAGTTGTCGCGGAAGCCTTCCGCGGCAAGAGCCGCGTGCAGCAGCACCAGATGGTCTATGAGGCGCTGAAAGGAAATATGGGCGGCATCCTGCACGCCCTTGCCCTGCAGACCTCGGCACCGGATTGA
- the grxD gene encoding Grx4 family monothiol glutaredoxin → MSGINEFIGNEIKSNDVVLFMKGTPQFPQCGFSGQVVQILDYLGVDYKGINVLADSEIRQGIKDYSNWPTIPQLYVKGEFIGGCDIVREMFQAGELQQHLQENGVTVKTAVA, encoded by the coding sequence ATGAGCGGTATCAACGAATTCATCGGAAACGAGATCAAGAGCAACGACGTCGTCCTCTTCATGAAGGGCACGCCGCAGTTTCCGCAGTGCGGTTTCTCCGGCCAGGTCGTCCAGATCCTCGATTACCTCGGTGTCGACTATAAGGGCATCAATGTGCTCGCCGATTCGGAAATCCGCCAGGGCATCAAGGATTATTCCAACTGGCCGACGATCCCCCAGCTCTACGTCAAGGGTGAGTTCATCGGCGGCTGCGACATCGTCCGGGAAATGTTCCAAGCCGGTGAGCTCCAGCAGCATCTCCAGGAAAACGGCGTCACCGTTAAGACCGCCGTCGCCTGA
- a CDS encoding multidrug effflux MFS transporter, whose protein sequence is MGKLEFIALAAFLMAVNSLAIDIMLPALQQIGASLGVENENHRQYVVSAYLFGFGLAQLFYGPLSDRFGRRVPLLIGLVVYIVSAFGIAIVPTFAGLLALRFVQGLGSAATRVITISIVRDVYGGRQMAEVMSLIMMVFMIVPVIAPGSGQIIMLISTWHMIFVFIGTMATAVGTWMYLRLPETLDPANVRPFTVRSVAQGFAIFFSNRIALCYTIASTILFGALFGFINSAQQIYVGIYGLGAYMPVAFAGVALFMAFSSFINSQLVGRFGMRRLSHASILGFCGLSFIWLMVQISGPQPMPFPIFIVFFALVMFQFGWIGSNFNSLAMEPLGHLAGTASSVIGFMSTIGGALIGALIGQAFDGTATPMIAGYFAVSLVGIVFVLIAEKGRLFRPQHAPLSKDASLSSFTDIGH, encoded by the coding sequence ATGGGCAAGCTTGAATTTATCGCGCTTGCGGCTTTCCTGATGGCCGTCAACTCGCTGGCAATCGACATCATGTTGCCAGCGCTGCAGCAGATCGGGGCCAGCCTCGGTGTCGAGAACGAAAACCATCGCCAGTATGTCGTTTCCGCCTATCTCTTCGGCTTCGGCCTTGCCCAGCTTTTCTACGGTCCGCTGTCCGACCGCTTCGGTCGCCGTGTTCCGCTGCTGATCGGCCTCGTCGTCTATATCGTCTCCGCCTTCGGCATTGCCATCGTTCCGACCTTCGCCGGCCTTCTCGCGCTCCGCTTCGTCCAGGGGCTCGGTTCGGCCGCCACCCGCGTCATTACCATCTCCATCGTCCGCGACGTCTACGGCGGCCGGCAGATGGCGGAAGTCATGTCGCTCATCATGATGGTCTTCATGATCGTGCCGGTCATTGCACCCGGCAGCGGCCAGATCATCATGCTGATCAGCACCTGGCACATGATCTTCGTCTTCATCGGCACCATGGCGACGGCCGTCGGCACGTGGATGTATCTGCGCCTGCCGGAAACGCTTGATCCCGCCAATGTCCGTCCGTTCACGGTCCGCTCGGTGGCGCAGGGCTTTGCGATCTTCTTTTCCAACCGCATCGCCCTCTGTTACACCATTGCCAGCACGATCCTCTTCGGCGCGTTGTTCGGCTTCATCAACTCCGCTCAGCAGATCTATGTCGGCATCTACGGGCTCGGCGCCTATATGCCCGTCGCCTTTGCCGGAGTGGCGCTGTTCATGGCCTTCTCGTCCTTCATCAATTCGCAGCTGGTCGGCCGCTTCGGCATGCGCCGCCTGTCGCACGCCTCGATCCTCGGTTTCTGCGGCTTGAGCTTCATCTGGCTGATGGTGCAGATATCGGGGCCGCAGCCGATGCCTTTCCCGATCTTCATCGTGTTCTTCGCACTGGTCATGTTCCAGTTCGGCTGGATCGGCTCCAACTTCAACTCGCTCGCCATGGAGCCGCTGGGTCACCTTGCCGGCACCGCCTCCTCGGTGATCGGCTTCATGAGCACGATCGGCGGCGCATTGATCGGAGCCCTGATCGGGCAAGCCTTTGACGGCACGGCGACGCCGATGATCGCTGGCTACTTCGCGGTCTCGCTTGTCGGCATCGTCTTCGTGCTGATCGCCGAAAAGGGCCGGCTGTTCAGACCGCAGCATGCGCCGCTGTCGAAGGACGCATCGCTTTCCAGCTTCACTGATATCGGCCACTGA
- a CDS encoding multidrug effflux MFS transporter, with the protein MTPTHKPHTENQGSARIGMGFVEFVVTIAIMTASIAMAIDSMLPALPNIGHSLGVTSNNDAQLVIGVFFLGFGASQIVFGSLSDAFGRRNILLGGLVCYVVGMFAAAATGSFEMLLIMRFVQGIGGAAVRITTMAIVRDCFGGREMARVMSYVMIVFMIVPIVAPSVGQLIITYAHWNWIFILLGIVATILFVWALLRLKESLPPEERIPLSFGAVVDGFKTVLTNRITCGYMIGLTMFTGVISAYVISVQQVFGEVYGLGDWLPIAFAATAGGIAVANFLNGMLVRTFGMRRISHAAMLLFTIISAIGFVAALGGKPSFAFSYALFSILLMMFAVIATNFTAISLEPMGNLAGTATAVTGFVSTTFGAIIGGGVGQLFNGTVQPLFGGFALFGAVTVVMVLWAEKGKLFTHPGDSPQIDPGAVHM; encoded by the coding sequence ATGACTCCGACGCACAAACCTCACACGGAAAATCAGGGTTCTGCCCGCATCGGCATGGGCTTTGTCGAGTTCGTGGTGACGATCGCCATCATGACCGCCAGCATCGCCATGGCGATTGACAGCATGTTGCCGGCGTTGCCCAATATCGGCCATTCGCTGGGTGTCACCAGCAACAATGACGCACAGCTCGTTATTGGCGTCTTCTTCTTGGGGTTTGGCGCCTCGCAGATCGTCTTCGGCAGCCTCTCGGATGCCTTCGGCCGCCGCAACATCCTGCTCGGCGGTCTGGTCTGCTACGTGGTTGGCATGTTTGCGGCAGCTGCGACCGGCAGCTTCGAAATGCTGCTGATCATGCGCTTCGTTCAGGGCATCGGCGGTGCGGCCGTGCGCATCACCACCATGGCGATCGTCCGTGACTGCTTCGGCGGCCGTGAGATGGCTCGTGTCATGTCCTATGTCATGATCGTCTTCATGATCGTGCCGATCGTCGCCCCCTCGGTCGGCCAGCTCATCATCACCTATGCCCACTGGAACTGGATCTTCATCCTGCTGGGCATCGTTGCGACGATCCTTTTCGTCTGGGCGCTGCTGCGCCTGAAGGAATCCCTGCCGCCGGAGGAGCGCATCCCGCTGTCTTTCGGCGCCGTTGTTGATGGCTTCAAGACGGTGCTGACCAACCGCATCACCTGCGGCTACATGATCGGGTTGACCATGTTCACCGGCGTCATCAGCGCCTATGTGATCTCCGTGCAGCAGGTCTTCGGCGAGGTTTACGGTCTCGGCGACTGGCTGCCGATTGCCTTTGCGGCAACAGCGGGCGGCATCGCTGTCGCCAACTTCCTGAACGGCATGTTGGTGCGCACTTTCGGCATGCGCCGGATCTCGCATGCAGCCATGCTGCTCTTCACCATCATCTCGGCGATCGGCTTCGTGGCGGCGCTCGGCGGCAAGCCGTCCTTCGCCTTCTCATATGCGCTCTTCTCGATCCTCTTGATGATGTTTGCGGTGATCGCCACCAACTTTACGGCGATCAGCCTGGAACCGATGGGCAATCTCGCCGGCACGGCAACGGCCGTCACAGGCTTCGTGTCGACGACCTTCGGCGCTATCATCGGCGGCGGCGTCGGCCAGCTCTTCAACGGCACCGTCCAGCCGCTCTTCGGCGGCTTTGCGCTCTTCGGCGCCGTTACCGTCGTCATGGTGCTTTGGGCGGAAAAGGGCAAGCTTTTCACCCATCCCGGCGACAGCCCGCAGATCGACCCCGGTGCCGTTCACATGTAA
- the hisC gene encoding histidinol-phosphate transaminase yields the protein MSRFWSPIVHSLTPYVAGEQPVIDGLVKLNTNENPYGPSPRALAAISEAVNDTLRLYPEPTGLKLRRAIAASHDLDPGEVFVGNGSDEVLAHTFQALLKHELPLLYPDITYSFYPTYCGLYGIDFREIPLDEKMQVRIEDYRQPCGAIILPNPNAPTGTALPLAAIEALLQEHPDQVVVIDEAYVDFGGESAIPLVRKYPNLLVIQTFSKSRGLAGLRVGFAVGQRPLIDALVRVKDSFNSYPLDRLTQAGAVAAWEDREWFGKHCDLIVASRERLIVALGGLGFEVLPSSANFVFARHGTRGGAELAAELRKRAVLVRHFRKERIQNFLRITIGTDAECDKLLDALKQILA from the coding sequence ATGAGCCGTTTCTGGAGCCCCATTGTCCATTCCTTGACGCCCTACGTGGCGGGCGAACAGCCTGTCATCGACGGCCTGGTCAAGCTCAACACCAATGAGAACCCATACGGCCCATCGCCCCGTGCGCTGGCGGCGATTTCGGAAGCGGTCAACGACACGCTGCGGCTTTATCCCGAGCCGACGGGCTTGAAGCTGCGCAGAGCGATTGCCGCAAGCCACGATCTCGATCCCGGTGAAGTTTTCGTCGGCAATGGCTCGGACGAGGTTCTGGCACACACGTTCCAGGCGCTGCTGAAGCACGAACTGCCCCTGCTCTACCCCGACATCACCTACAGCTTCTACCCGACCTATTGCGGCCTCTACGGCATCGATTTCCGCGAGATTCCGCTGGACGAAAAGATGCAGGTTCGCATCGAGGATTACCGCCAGCCCTGCGGCGCGATCATCCTGCCCAATCCGAACGCGCCGACGGGGACGGCACTGCCGCTGGCTGCGATCGAGGCGCTGTTACAGGAGCACCCGGATCAAGTCGTCGTCATCGATGAAGCCTATGTGGATTTCGGCGGCGAAAGCGCCATCCCGCTGGTGCGGAAATACCCGAACCTGCTCGTTATCCAGACTTTCTCGAAATCGCGCGGCCTTGCGGGTCTGCGTGTCGGTTTCGCCGTCGGCCAGCGGCCGCTGATCGATGCGCTGGTAAGGGTCAAGGACAGCTTCAATTCCTATCCGCTGGACAGGCTGACCCAGGCGGGCGCCGTGGCTGCCTGGGAAGATCGGGAGTGGTTCGGGAAACATTGCGACCTGATCGTCGCAAGCCGCGAGCGCCTGATCGTCGCGCTTGGCGGGCTCGGCTTCGAAGTCCTGCCCTCATCCGCCAATTTCGTCTTCGCCCGCCATGGTACGCGCGGTGGCGCGGAACTTGCTGCGGAACTGCGCAAACGCGCGGTCCTCGTGCGGCATTTCCGTAAGGAACGCATCCAGAACTTCCTGCGCATCACCATCGGCACCGATGCCGAATGCGACAAGCTTCTGGACGCGCTGAAGCAGATCCTCGCCTGA
- a CDS encoding inositol monophosphatase family protein, which produces MTTAIDTMKLADLLRQAAKAEILPRFRRLGSSDVRAKTEATDLVTEADEQTERMMKAEAARFWPEALFIGEESVAADAALLDKIEGADLAIIVDPVDGTFNFAAGIPAFGVMASVVSKGETVAGIIYDPMGDDWVMAEKGGGAWLRRPDGEAQRLRVAEPVALDQMVGMASTGYLPQDKRAEILGNLAKVRFLTNYRCAAHEYRTFAGGHVHYLMYNKLMPWDHLAGTLICQEAGAYAARFDGSAYLPHHVSGGLLITPDKESWDVLRREVVTI; this is translated from the coding sequence ATGACGACTGCCATAGATACGATGAAGCTTGCCGATCTCTTGAGGCAGGCAGCGAAAGCCGAGATCCTGCCGCGCTTTCGCCGGCTGGGCAGCAGTGATGTGCGCGCCAAGACGGAAGCGACCGACCTCGTGACCGAGGCGGACGAGCAGACCGAAAGAATGATGAAGGCGGAGGCCGCGCGCTTCTGGCCAGAAGCGCTCTTCATCGGCGAAGAATCGGTCGCCGCCGATGCAGCCCTTCTCGACAAGATCGAAGGTGCGGATCTCGCCATCATCGTCGATCCCGTCGACGGCACTTTCAACTTTGCTGCCGGTATTCCGGCCTTCGGCGTCATGGCCTCGGTCGTCTCCAAGGGCGAGACGGTTGCCGGCATCATCTATGATCCGATGGGCGACGACTGGGTCATGGCGGAAAAGGGCGGTGGCGCCTGGCTGCGGCGGCCGGATGGCGAGGCGCAGCGGCTGCGGGTGGCCGAGCCTGTGGCGCTCGACCAGATGGTGGGCATGGCCTCGACCGGCTACCTGCCGCAAGACAAACGCGCCGAAATTCTTGGCAATCTCGCGAAGGTGCGTTTCCTGACCAACTATCGCTGTGCGGCCCATGAATACCGCACCTTTGCCGGCGGGCATGTGCATTACCTGATGTACAACAAGCTGATGCCCTGGGATCATCTGGCCGGCACGCTGATCTGCCAGGAGGCCGGTGCCTATGCCGCCCGCTTCGACGGCTCAGCCTATCTGCCGCATCATGTCAGCGGCGGGCTGCTGATCACGCCCGATAAGGAAAGCTGGGACGTCCTGCGTCGCGAGGTCGTTACCATCTGA
- a CDS encoding inositol monophosphatase family protein, whose product MNFSDNDIEFLGDCLRHVAEEEIMPRFRNAAAANVSEKTSSVDLVTQADLRSEAYLTAAIRERFPAALIVGEEAYEADRSVVPALADADLAFVIDPVDGTFNFAAGLPVFGTILAVTVKGETVAGLIHDPALGDTVVSIKGAGAFQHKRNCEPVRLKVAEPIELCRMVGAMSFSHMDEPDRSRIAGNMAKTRMTFAFNCSAYEYWMVSSGKLHFIGHPKLMPWDHLAGVLTHQEAGGHTAKFDGTPYRPGEISGGIISAPDKESWQMIRNEIVGYR is encoded by the coding sequence ATGAATTTCTCAGACAATGACATAGAGTTTCTCGGCGATTGCCTCCGGCACGTCGCCGAAGAAGAGATCATGCCGCGCTTCCGCAATGCGGCCGCGGCCAATGTTTCCGAAAAGACATCTTCCGTCGATCTCGTCACGCAGGCCGACCTGCGCTCCGAAGCCTATCTGACGGCCGCCATCCGCGAGCGTTTTCCTGCCGCGCTCATCGTCGGCGAGGAAGCCTATGAGGCGGATCGTTCGGTCGTGCCGGCGCTTGCCGATGCCGATCTTGCCTTCGTCATCGATCCCGTCGACGGCACCTTCAATTTCGCAGCCGGCCTGCCGGTCTTCGGCACGATCCTCGCCGTGACGGTCAAGGGCGAGACGGTTGCCGGCCTCATTCACGATCCTGCACTCGGCGATACCGTCGTTTCCATCAAGGGCGCCGGCGCTTTCCAGCACAAGCGCAATTGCGAGCCTGTCCGTTTAAAGGTCGCAGAGCCGATCGAGCTTTGCCGCATGGTCGGCGCCATGTCCTTCAGCCATATGGACGAGCCTGACCGTTCGCGCATTGCCGGCAATATGGCCAAGACCCGCATGACCTTCGCTTTCAATTGCTCGGCCTATGAATATTGGATGGTTTCCTCGGGCAAGCTGCATTTCATCGGCCATCCTAAACTGATGCCGTGGGATCATCTGGCCGGCGTGCTGACGCATCAGGAAGCCGGCGGCCACACGGCGAAATTCGACGGAACGCCTTACAGACCCGGCGAAATTTCCGGCGGCATCATCTCGGCTCCCGATAAGGAAAGTTGGCAAATGATCCGCAACGAGATCGTCGGCTACCGATAA
- the ttcA gene encoding tRNA 2-thiocytidine(32) synthetase TtcA, protein MNIAANIVDDLETAETGIGHTLFADAPHSVSFNKLRKRLLRQVRQAFDDFDMLKDQKRWLIGISGGKDSYGLLALLLDLQWRGLLPVELIACNLDQGQPNFPKNVLPEYLARIGVKHRIEYRDTYSIVKEKVPEGATYCSLCSRLRRGNLYRIAQEEGCDALVLGHHREDILETFFMNFFHGGRLAAMPAKLLNDEGNVMVLRPLAYCAEDDMAKFAAAMQFPIIPCDLCGSQDGLQRNAMKDMLADIERRMPGRKDTMLRALAHVNPSHLLDPKLFDFSALTVTQTS, encoded by the coding sequence ATGAACATCGCAGCCAATATTGTCGACGATCTGGAAACGGCTGAAACCGGCATCGGCCATACGCTGTTTGCCGATGCGCCGCATTCGGTCTCCTTCAATAAGCTGCGCAAACGTCTCCTACGGCAGGTGCGACAGGCCTTCGACGATTTCGACATGTTGAAGGACCAAAAGCGCTGGCTGATCGGCATTTCCGGCGGCAAGGATTCCTATGGGCTGCTGGCGCTGCTGCTCGACCTGCAATGGCGCGGCCTGCTGCCGGTGGAGCTGATTGCCTGCAATCTGGATCAGGGCCAGCCGAATTTTCCGAAGAATGTACTGCCGGAATACCTCGCCAGGATCGGCGTCAAACATCGCATCGAGTATCGCGACACCTATTCGATCGTGAAGGAAAAGGTGCCTGAGGGCGCGACTTATTGTTCGCTCTGTTCGCGTCTGCGCCGCGGCAATCTCTACCGGATCGCCCAGGAAGAAGGCTGCGATGCGCTGGTGCTTGGCCATCACCGCGAGGATATTCTCGAAACCTTCTTCATGAACTTCTTCCACGGCGGGCGGCTTGCCGCCATGCCGGCGAAGCTTCTGAATGACGAAGGCAATGTGATGGTGCTGCGGCCGCTCGCCTATTGCGCCGAAGACGACATGGCGAAGTTCGCGGCCGCTATGCAGTTTCCGATCATTCCCTGCGATCTCTGCGGCTCGCAGGACGGGCTGCAGCGCAATGCGATGAAGGACATGCTCGCCGATATCGAGCGCCGCATGCCGGGCCGCAAGGACACGATGCTGCGTGCTCTCGCGCATGTGAACCCGTCGCACCTGCTCGATCCGAAACTTTTCGACTTTTCTGCACTGACCGTCACCCAAACGTCATAA
- a CDS encoding glutaminase: MMDLQAVLDSIHKEIQPRIGEGKVADYIPELAKVDPQQFGMSIITVDGKVYSVGHADVAFSIQSISKVFMLTLALGKVGEGLWKRVGREPSGSAFNSIVQLEHEHGIPRNPFINAGAIAVSDVVMAGHAPREAIGEFLRFVRYLADDESITIDDKVARSETATGYRNFALANFMRSYRNLDHPVDHVLGVYFHQCALSMTCEQLARAGLFLAARGSNPLTGHSVVSPKRARRINALMLTCGHYDGSGDFAYHVGLPGKSGVGGGIFAVAPGIASIAVWSPGLNKVGNSQLGAVALEMLAARTGWSVFGD; this comes from the coding sequence ATCATGGATTTACAGGCAGTCCTCGACAGCATTCACAAAGAGATCCAGCCGCGCATCGGCGAGGGCAAGGTGGCGGACTATATTCCCGAGCTTGCCAAGGTCGATCCGCAGCAGTTCGGCATGTCGATCATCACCGTCGACGGCAAGGTCTACAGCGTCGGCCATGCCGATGTCGCCTTCTCCATCCAGAGCATTTCCAAGGTCTTCATGCTGACGTTGGCGCTTGGCAAGGTGGGCGAGGGGTTGTGGAAGCGGGTCGGCCGCGAGCCCTCGGGCTCGGCTTTCAATTCCATCGTCCAGCTCGAGCATGAGCATGGCATTCCGCGCAATCCCTTCATCAATGCCGGCGCGATCGCCGTCAGCGACGTCGTCATGGCCGGCCATGCACCGCGCGAGGCGATCGGTGAATTTTTGCGCTTCGTGCGCTACCTCGCAGACGATGAATCCATCACCATCGACGACAAGGTGGCGCGTTCGGAGACGGCGACGGGCTATCGCAATTTTGCGCTTGCCAACTTCATGCGCTCCTACCGCAATCTCGACCATCCCGTCGACCATGTGCTTGGCGTCTATTTCCACCAGTGCGCACTGTCCATGACCTGCGAGCAGCTGGCTCGCGCCGGCCTGTTCCTGGCGGCGCGGGGCAGCAATCCGCTGACCGGTCATTCGGTCGTGTCGCCGAAGCGGGCGCGGCGCATCAATGCGCTGATGCTGACCTGTGGCCATTACGACGGTTCCGGCGATTTCGCCTATCATGTCGGCCTGCCGGGCAAGAGCGGCGTTGGTGGTGGTATCTTTGCGGTGGCCCCGGGCATTGCCTCGATCGCCGTCTGGTCGCCGGGGCTGAACAAGGTCGGCAATTCGCAGCTCGGCGCGGTGGCGCTGGAGATGCTGGCGGCGCGCACCGGCTGGTCCGTTTTCGGCGATTGA
- the rpsD gene encoding 30S ribosomal protein S4, producing MSKRESSKYKIDRRMGENIWGRPKSPVNRREYGPGQHGQRRKGKLSDFGVQLRAKQKLKGYYGDLREKQFRAIFAEADRRKGDTSENLIGLLESRLDAIVYRAKFVPTVFAARQFVNHGHVTVNGVRVNIGSYRCKAGDVIEVREKSKQLVTVLESVSLAERDVPEYIEVDHHKMVATFARVPTLSDVPYPVVMEPHLVVEFYSR from the coding sequence ATGAGCAAGCGCGAATCGTCCAAGTACAAGATCGACCGCCGTATGGGCGAAAACATCTGGGGCCGTCCGAAGTCCCCGGTGAACCGCCGCGAATACGGCCCGGGCCAGCACGGCCAGCGCCGCAAGGGCAAGCTTTCCGACTTCGGTGTGCAGCTGCGCGCCAAGCAGAAGCTGAAGGGTTACTACGGTGACCTGCGCGAGAAGCAGTTCCGCGCGATCTTCGCTGAAGCTGACCGCCGCAAGGGCGACACCTCGGAAAACCTGATCGGTCTTCTGGAATCCCGCCTTGATGCGATTGTCTACCGCGCCAAGTTCGTTCCGACGGTCTTTGCTGCTCGTCAGTTCGTCAACCATGGCCACGTCACGGTCAACGGTGTGCGCGTCAATATCGGTTCTTACCGTTGCAAGGCCGGCGACGTCATCGAAGTTCGTGAAAAGTCCAAGCAGCTCGTGACCGTTCTGGAATCTGTTTCGCTCGCAGAGCGTGACGTTCCGGAATACATCGAAGTCGACCATCACAAGATGGTTGCCACTTTCGCACGCGTTCCGACGCTGTCCGACGTTCCGTACCCGGTCGTCATGGAACCGCATCTGGTCGTCGAATTCTATTCGCGTTAA